The window CCATGTATACTAATCTAGGTATCCAATGTTACCCGGCCCTTCAAaacaccttgtcctcaaggtgtgCTTACAAACATGATCACAAAATTGGGtccctccttcttcttcttcttcttcttcttcttcttcttcttcttttttctttttttagtagATATGTAGGCTTGCTTGCTTAATAATTTTTAACAAAGATGCAACTTTCACAACGAAAAACATAACTCCACCATAGAACACATGCATTGCTCTGAGACCAAAACTAGCAATAGTACGACATAAGAAATTCTTGcccttcatttcttctttaaTCATTCCGGCTGCAAAAAAGGCCATATCCCTCTCACTCGCGGCATTAACCATTAACTATACATGCCCTCACCTTCTTGCATTTGCTCAGATCGTTCGTGTTTTCATCCCCTTCAGACTTGTTCGTTTTACCTTCTACCTTGATTTCCTTCAATGTCGTATCTCCTCCTTCGATGATACTCTCAATCGTCGGTCCTCCACTCGACAATCCTTCCATTATTCCAGAGATTGTCGAACTGTCCTTCACTGTTCCTTTGATGCATGTTAACAACAGTTGTTGTTTTTCCAACTGGATGTCCAGTCTTTCGATACTCTTCGTCTTCGTCAATGACGGTAGCCTCTCTTCAATCGCTGATAATTTATGCAATTTTACTTGTATTCCCGCGATCTCCTGGTCGAACTTTTCCAACCTCTCTTCAATTCTTTTCTGCTCCATCTCCTTACAGATTCCCAAGTATAATTTGGTCTAATACCAATTTGTTAGAACACTTGCTAACAAGAACAAGATCTTGACTTATTATAACGAACTATAAGAAAATGCAAGATAAACCCAAGTATAAGGCACTTCGAACCTCCCTCTTGAGTACTCTCACCCAAGCCCTAAACCACTCCAAAGAATAATCTCACTCTCTCACTTACCCTCCCTCCATTTATAACAAGATGTAAACACCCTAGTAACCACATTGGCATAATAACTACTAGTAACTTCCCAAGTATCCAATTACCCTTATACCCCTAACCCTATACTAACCAAATTACCCTTATACAAGATAAACTCATGTATACCAATCTAGGTATCCTTGATatgaaaaaacaaataaagGCCCAACAAGGTTCAATCATAAAATCAATGGCCACTAAGAAGTAGCCCATGTATCTTTTAAAAATTGTGAGGTCTCCTCATCTTTTCAATACGGAATCCTCAACATGCCCTTTAAGACAATACAATTTGGTCTTCAATCTCTTGATACCGCATCAGATAAGCAGTCGATTATGAAGGAGTACTTCATAAACCTTTCCAAGATTGTGCCGCTAATCTTTTCAAGCTGGGATCCTCgaccaaaaagaaaaggaaaaacagtTTTGTCCAACCTCAACATACATATAAAGGCAGAATTGGAAAGGTTGACTACCACCAttcataaagaaagaaagaaattaatgGTAAAAGCAAAAATTAACCTCACGATATCATCACCAATCTCTGGAGTAATGCTGATGCTCCTTCTTCTTAATCGACGAGCTTCTGACGTTGAAGTTGAAGCACCATCTGATCTGTAGCTaaataaaaaaggaagaaatacAGTTATCATGAATAAATAACACGATAACTGGAAAAACATTTTGATTCTCAGCGCATAGTTACAGTTGCTATTCTATTTTTGTATTTCAATATCTTTAAGGACCACTCCAAAGTTTTAGTTCTAGTCCATGTCCAAGGTGAAAACAATCTCAACGCATAGTTATGAACTCTCCACAAGATAACTACACATTTTGCAACTATTTTTCCTTAAGTAATAAAATGCCAAACTACAGGATGCTAGAAATTTATATGATTGGTGTTTTCTTATCTCTATCGATCCATATTACGTAAAGAGAAAATGTATAGAAATAAGCCACGGCATTGCTATTCTAAATTTATAGAATCAAGCCAGATGCCACAATATGTGAACATGTCTTTCTTCCAAACCAAAATCAGGTATATGTGGTCCGCTACATGATAGTATAAAATTAGGATAAGAGATAACCCACTAATAATGAAGATAGAGTAAACCTTGAAGTAGAGACATCGTCAGAAAAATCTCTGAAGGCTTTCCTATCCCCACTAAGCATAGACCGGCCACGAGCCCGAAATGAAGGATGCTCTGGACTGCAGAAAGAAAGGCAATTGAAAACATAACCGAATTAATATAACAGAAGACTATATTTCCTCAAATATAAAAGCTCATTTTCATAAGAGATCATGAAGGAATACTATCAGAAACCAAATACTTAAGGATGactatttttataatatatacataGGAAACAAAACATAATGATACGATGAAATGGGATACAAAAAACATCAGATAATGAGAGTTTATAAACAATCATTACAAAAAGGAAGACAATTTGCCTAAGTGCCACAAGATGGAATTACAGAAATTCACTGCTCCAGAGCTAATTTCAATATCTTAATCAGCAGGAGGGAgggaaaaaaaactaaaaaatccTCCTTGTTTTCCCTCCAAAAGTACTTGAGTATAAACCATCAAAATTCATCATACTAAAACTACATGGTCTTATTTGCCTTCAGCCATATCTATCAACTCTTCTACAAAACCTAAATTTACAAGCTTATGAAGATCATGTCAGTTGAACTAACATTTATTGTTAAATTACCCAGAAAGGGCCGAGAACAACATACATAAAAGGATAAAATTATTGATCATTGTAAACCTCTAGCTAGGGttgtcataaaatatatatGATTAAGAGAATTTATTTGAATGGAGAAAATAAACTTCTAACACCATAAAACGATGGCCACATTATCCAAGAACAAGAATTCAAGAAAGACCTTGAACTAGCAGTCCGCTGTTCAGCAATATCCTTTCTCCGACTACGTCGCCAAAATGCATTTGCAATATTAGGTTCACTATGTGATAAACTGAGAGATTTGAAAATAAGATACAATAACAGAAATCTCAGTGTATTTCTTGCATCTTTGCATCAGAAAGAGATTTTTGAGAAAAAACAAGAGAGACAATTCAGTAGAAGTAACCAAGAAATAAATGGTTTTGTTAACTAAAGTTGCTTGGGAATGCTTATTGGAACAGCTTATTACCTCAGTTTCCTGTCAAGTGCTGTATTTGATCGCAACATCATATTGCGCAATGAATGACCATGTGCATTTGAAGCTGCATCAAATTTTCTGTGGAATTGGAGGCTCTCATCTTTCTCAACACTATCACAAAAAGGGATCTAGCTCAACAAGGTACAATAAATCACATACATAaacctaaaattttaaattttgaggaACCAGAGGTTTAACTTATATGCAACATCCCACCTGTCAGGATCAACTCTTTCCGAGAAACCATAAAGAGGACTATTAGGTTCTAGTGGCGAATCACAGGAGTCGTTTTCTGCAGAATCGCTTTCACCAGCAGCAGAAATATGGGTCATAAAAATGGCCTTAGTTGACCGAGGTAACAACTGGCCAGGAAACCGCATCAGATCAACAACTAGTTCCACAGAATTCAACACAACTGTCACAGACATATGCTTGTATGAATCTACGCACCCAATAGCCCCCTCATTTGGCAAGCCCtgaacaaaataaaaatgttaatgAGGAATTGTCGGGATGGCATTTGACAAAGCAAATAACTAATCTATCGTCAgttgtgaaaagaaaaaagcaatCGGTAATTCACAAATAGATAAAGGGGAATTTACAGGAAGGAACAAACTACttcattaaataaatcaaagttTAGAGCTTACCACCATGAGACGGCTTTCAAGCCCTACAGTGTCTGCCAGAGCCTTAAATAAGATAGCTCTAGGACGACAAGaaccaaattttatttttccaagCAATTGAATGCCTCTATCCTCGAACAAGTGGGAGGTTTCTTCAAGAGCACCTTTTGCTGGACTTTCTAAAATTGGTCGTTTATAGAAATCAGAAACCTGAAAAGGTGGAGTAAGAAAGAGGAATGGATACCCTGTGagcaatagaaaaagaaatatatacaCAAAATTTCAGAAACCTGCGAATATAGATGGAAAAACAGGGATAGTCGGCCATCAGTAATGAAGAAAAGAAGTTAAGACTTCTTCAGGAGATAAAGAAATGCCTAAAGAAAAGGTTGACGACATAAACTTGTGCAAGGAATTAGATTTCCGACGCTCTATAAAATCCATCTTAATTGTCACTACAAACAGTTTGTTAAACAAACTATTCTGTTACAGAAAGAGTATACCACATCTAGAAGTTCACAACTGGCAGCATAGCAATTCAGAAAACCTACGCAGGTTAACCCAAAGAAGGCTAAGTAACAAATGGTCTCTAACTGGGTAAAATACTAGCCACAGAAATTGAATAATTATCCATGACGCTATAAGATCAACTTCAGTTTGAAGGCACATGAATACCAATTAACAATATTCCTTTTCTCCATGTCAATGAGTTGGGGCGTAGAAAGTTGAGAGGATTGAAGCATCTAGTTCAGATGCTTATATTATTTTGAGGGGGGGAAGAACAAAAGATGGAGATTCTGAACTTGACACTAAATAGTAGGTATCTAGTTCAGATCTTTCCTTTCATTAGCATTCTCGGATAGCTCATTGTATATGATATTAACATCTGAAACACCATTCCTAGTATTAGAAGGGAAATGCAGTGGAATTCAAAGGAGAAACTGTTGAAGATTTTCAATAAGGGGTATTAGCAAGAAATAAGACTACTAAGATGCTTCTCACCAGTCCAGCAATCTTCTTGATAATTGCAGCTGGATTTGAATTCAATCCTTTAACCAGTGTCAAGATCAGTTGCTTCAGCATAGAAAGCTTTTTATCTTTCTCTGTCTCCACAAGAATAACATCATTCCTGTAACCTTCGGCCTCCAAAGCACGAAGCTCGTCCAGGGAAGGAATGCTGTGAAACCGCTCTTTTAGCCTTTTATCCTGTGCATAGATGATTATGGAATTGGTTTAGGCTCTAGTTCGTAGAACCAAGTTACAAGGAAAAAATTATGAACATAAATCCCGCCAGTTGCCAAAAGAACTGCATTAAAATTATCAGTGAAAATGTACTACGTTAAATTAATGAGCATATAAACAAGGAAACATGATGCAGGATCCATAAAAACAGACAACGCTCATGAAGTTTCTCCAtggaaagagaaattaaatgGTAGAAGTTATTTTAGTGGTAAAGACAGCATACCAGAATAACAGAATAGAACCCATCTGGAATAGGTTCACAAAGCATTCCAGTACTCCAGAGAATTTGAGATGCTCTCTGAGGCGAGAACACATCTTGGTCAGAATTGATGATCTCTTCCTTTTCATTTACAATATCTTCCCGAGGGCCCAAAGAAACAGATCCAAATTTCTCCTCAAAATCAGAAGACCACCATGAAGAAGCATTGGATGGGGCTTGCTCTGATGGTGCAACATCATCTCGCTGATCCTCCATGCCTTAAAATGTTTAGAATATAAAACCATTTCACCAAGTAGTTTCTATTTCTACCCCCATATAAGGTGCAATCGAACTTACATACTCCTCAGTCAACAAAAACCACTGAAAAAACCCTTTAAGGTTTCCCCAATATCTTCAAGCTGGATGGCATAATACCCGAGAAACAGGAACGTCAAAATGATTGGGCATAAGCACTAACAATGAGAACaaacaaaaagcaaaaaaagaaagaaaagaaaaacgaaagaaagGACATTAAGAAAGTCATGCTTACACAAGGAAACGAAGCAGAAATCAGAGACCCCagtaaaacaaaaaacaagacccacaaatacaataaaagctaaatcatcatcatcattatcatAATCAAGATCAAAATATGACATCCCATATACAAAAACAGGAATAACccagagaaaaagaaaaacccattTGAGAAAATGCGCAAAAGAAAGGAATTAAAGAGAAATTACAGACCTGAAGAAGTACGAAAAGGGAGGAATGAGGAGAGTGGTAAAGTAGGGGAAGAATGTGGGAAGGGGGATCGGAGGGAATTGAGAATGAATCTTGAAGAAGATGAGGATTTGATTTGATAGAAAGCGATGGAGTGAGTTTGAGAATCACgtgaaatggaaatggaaatggaaatggaagaaggaagaagaaaggtaAAGAAGGGGGTAAGGGTTTGGGTTCTGAATTTTTTCTCCGGGACACCTCTCTCCGACAGCCAGCTGGCGAACGGGGTGGCTTACCAACATCCACACCTTCCTCCGCGTGAACCCTTTTAATTCCCTCCTCCCCCtcttctcattttctttttttttataaaagtcATTTTTACTTCTAAACTTTTCTCAAAATATTAATTTGCCCTCTAACTTTCATTCGTAGTAATTTAGATAGGTTTGATTTGAGATTTTTTGTTCCTAAGTTAGATTTTAGTGGGTATATTATTATATGAGAAAATAATTCTGCGACTAACATGAATATCAAAGTAAGGAATGTGATTtaacattaataataaaatagcaAACCTCAACTCTTTGAATTATTGGTACATCAAAGCAGAGTTTTTTTACCGCTCAACTCAACTCAATTGGGCGCCAAATGTCTCCTAGGGAAactaaaaattatcaaaaattagatttagttgttattattttactatgtagattttgtattttgtaaaaatatttagtctctaattactttattttttatttatgtaaAGAATTTGATTAAATGTTAATACTAATTTTTACAATAGTGATTCAATTGATACAAATTTTAAACAGTAGTGATTAAATTGTTACATAGTAAAGCATACaaattaaattgttacaaaaataaaagaacacggactaaattgttacaaacaAAAGTTTAGAGGTCAAATTGTTACTTCTTGAAATTTACGGTATTGATAGATTCGATTATAAGTTCGTAAATTATCAATCAATCCAAAAGCTTAAGTTTATGAGTGGAGATGAATTTAATTATACATCATTTAACAATCAACTTCACTTGTGGGTTGGAGAGAAAATAGCATTGCAAGGAATTGAAGATAGAACATCGTAAACCACATTACTCTAATGCCATCTTAAATCGTCAATTAACTTAAGAGTAATGTGGTTCATGATGTAGTGTCTTCAAGCCACTTATTTACTCCCCATTTAATATTGAATTTTCACTTATGAGGAAATTTCTTCAATTTTTGAATTCATAAGTGATAGTGAAAGTCGAatgatttataattaaaatttgtacCCGCTTTTGTTATTATGTTTAACTCATGTAGAAACTTATATGACAAGTTACTAAACTtctaattttggatttaattaatttaaggaCCTCCACTTTGTATATAATGAATTTCTTGATTTATTaaacttctttttaattttaaaaatatattaaacaagAATTTGAAGATTTATTGACTTATTATGTACTTAGAATTTATccaaaaaattgaaactattttgcaaagtaacaaaaaaagaaaataacgaATTTGATAAATTTGGTTATATTCGTAAATAATTTCAACTTTTTGCTACATTTCAAAACTTCTCATACATGTTcatcaaacatattttaaaaagttgaaaaactaaatttataatttaataatgTCCTTATTTacacatttttaaaataattaatagtgAAGACAGAAAATGTAAAGTTTTAAAATAGAACAAATTGCAAAAATCTTTTCTAAAATATGGTAATTTGGATTATactcttaaactttcaaaatcaAAAATCGAGTCCTTAAActtatttagattttaaattcaGATTCTTAAAATTAGACCCATCAAACTTGCgatacttttttctttttaaaaaatattttctgaAAATGAACCCACTGTTCAATAGTCAGTCCTTCCTTCAAAATAGGAAAAAGCTCGATAGTTCAATCATCTTAGCCAATAAGAGTTGGGACCCTACTTTTGAAAATAAACTACTAAAAGAAATCTTTCAGTTTAGTGTCCaagtcgatactctgattttctcttgaactatagtaattttttttgataaaatcattcaattatttattttggagATTAGATTGTAGATCGGATGCCGATCTTCCTTCTTTCTCCCGGGGGGAATCCTTCCCTCTTAAATAAGTAAAGGTCTTTAGGGACCAAACCTATTCCTTAGCCTTTCTCTTGGACCTCCTATTCTTTTCATGCAATGAAATATGGGGGTTCTTTACGCCCCCTCTTCCCACCTCCCGATATTCTCCTTCAAATTGTGTTGATTTTATAATTTTggttattcaaattttattattgatgGGTTCAATTTTTACAATCAACGGAAACTTGAACGTCCAATTTTGacacttttaaaagtttagagttTCAACTTGAAAGTTTGAGACTATAATTGAAATTTATCGTATCATAAGAATAGTTATTGTAATTtaccttttaaaatattattcaaTTGTTTGAAGAAAAAACTCCTATGcaaatatatgaaataatatacaaatgttttaatttattatccattataataaccaaaacaaaaagGTAAATTTTCATAACTATAATAAGACACCAAAATATTTGCGGCCtatttaataaaattcaaaaGCCTATGAAACCCGTAAAagattttcataaatttcatatttgtccTTGGTATTGCAGACAattcgtcacttctctttctttttttttttttttttttcaatttattcatcttctcttctatATTTCTTCGGCTCATCTTCtagattttatttcttttacttttattcatcttttttttttctttctttcttctatttttattcatcttctttttctttcttctttcatcttctctttctttctttcagcTCCTCTTccagaatatcaagatcgtttaaatattactttgatatgatctaaactaTCGCTTATCTAGTcagcacgatcgtttagcatggtcaacatgatcatttagatttaaagctcttttcccatcgtttaaaaagaactatttGATCGTGTGGatataatctaaacgatcgcttacctagtcaacatgattgtttagatttgaaaccaTTTTCTTgtcatttaaaaagaactacacgatcatgtgaATATGATCTAATTGATCGCTTACCTAGTCAACATGATtatttagcatggtcaacacaatcgtttagatttgaagctttttttccatcgtttaaaagaaCCAcacaatcgtatggatatgatGTAAACAATCACGTACCATAGTCAGCCCAATCGTTTAGCGTGGTcaacataatcgtttagattcgaagtatttttttcctatcattaaaaaaaactacacggTCGTGTTGATATtacctacacgatcgtgtatcatttcctacacgagtgcgtatcatgatcgtttaggaGAAGAATTACACGCGCGCATGTGATTGATTAATCTCTATTGACTATGGCATTTTTTGGTCTTTTCCATTGTGGGTCTGTagatttttttcgttttcaaaattgttctatacagtgtaaatattttttcggcttgttatactttttttaaaaaaacccaaaCATAAACGGATTCATGTATTACATTATTCAAacttaatataaaatataaataaaataaaatagtgcaCATAAAAATAAGGAgttttttcaataataataataaaaaatacaaactatttatactttACAGCAAAAAACCATTAAATGACATAAACTCATTACACTTTATTTTGTCATAAAGTGTACATAGCTTGtccatttttccatttttgataATTCTCCTAAAAATAACTTGATTTTACTATAAAAAAAAacgtaattttattaagattaatttgcataaatgtaacaaaacacgaAAATATTTATGACCCACGTAACAAAAAGCAAAAACTCATGAAGTCGgtacaatattttcataatttccaGATTCGTCTTTAAATATTGTGACGATTTgtcacttttctttcttcttcttctttgcgatttatctATCTTTTCTTCCAGATTTATTCAGCTCCTCTCccatattttctttcttatattttaaaacaatttattcttttgtttaaatctCATATTTTATCTTCACCATTTTTCGGCAAGATTCTTTGAAGCTACTTCATTTTCCTCCTATTCAAGAATATTaatatcgtttaaatatcactaTGACATGATctaacgatcgtttaccattgtcaacacaATTGTATACCATGGTCAAcaacgtttagatttgaagtcattttttcgttgtttaaaaaaactacacaatcatatggatatgatttaaacgattgtttacgatagtcaacatgatcatttagatttgaagcatgttttctatcgttaaaaagaactacatgatcatttTGATACTACTTACACGACTACGTATCATTatctacacgattgtgtagcatgatcgtttagaagaagattacaCACCTGTGGTCGATTAATCACGTATTAACGgtgacatttttggtatttctcaTTGTGAGGCTGTGaactttttttcgtttttagaattattttatatggtgcaaatattttagtttcttattatattttttaaaaaaacctctTTTATTAGTTCCTAGTCTAACATTTTTCTAATCTGTTATACTTTCCTTATTTTTCTGTTTCATTTCGTAGGCTAGTTGTCTAAAAAAATATCATTGTATTTTTCTCATTCTAAAATCTTTCTTACATTTTTAATTAacttcttttcctcttccatATTTGGAATTTTCAATAAccatttttctctaaaatatttatgttatatatatttgCTGTGTGTTAACATTTATAAAACCCTGCTATTTATACAATTACTACCATTTTATTAAGAAATTCACGAGTTATTTGTTAGAGAATCTAAATTTTGCTTTATATTTTCAGTTTTATTGAGTTCAACATATATGTGTTTGATGGACAATCCATATTCTATTTCTAAAAATTTTTTTCGGATTATTTGATCAAACATTGTAGATTCTTATAACAacttttttatgtttatatcatccagaatttgaattttacctttaaaaaacaaaattatattagATGCATGTAAAATTAACATTTCATGTtataaactcttttttttttttgttttttaaaaaatataagaaacCGGCAAATATTTACCCTTTATggaataatttcaaaaatggaaaaactTTTATATTTGGCCAATGATCTTGTGccaatatcatttagatttggctacaaaaTCGtgtacctaaatctaaacgatcacgtaccaaatataaaagaatctATAAGATCGCATACCAAAtgtaaatcttttatatttggtatacgattgtttgATTTGGCTACAAAATCgtgtacccaaatctaaacgatcatgtaccaatatctcaacgattttttatatttggtcCACGATCTCgtaccaatatcgtttagatttggtacatgataatatatccaaatctaaatgatcatgtaccaatatccaatgatttttgttcaagatcgtgtactaaagtcttttatatttggtacacgatcttgaacaaaataacactttgaaaaataaaaaaacaatacaagattgatgattgattgaaaataaatatcacgatttttcaaaaaaatataaaagaagaagtggaaagaataagagaagagagaagaagGGAGAAATTGGAGTCGCACGAAATTCAAAAGCGGCAAgaacaaacctggaatattaaaaaaatggtcGGATTCATAgacattttgattttgttacacagaTTGTAAATATTGTGGTGTTTTTTTGTATTTGTGAAAAttaatcttattttttaatataatatctattatgtaatgtattataaattatataatatgaCAAAATAATAACTGTATAaatttttaggttaaattacGAACTTGGTTTCTATggttttaaatatataaaattaatctttatggtttatatttaaaatttattttcttttatatgaTAAAATCATAGAAAATAATCTCATTTGGTAGAAACTATTTACGAAGGTTTTCaaacaataaaatttatatatgaaattttgtcaaattataaactaaattttaactttttccaAATAAGATTTACAATGGCAAAATTTATTTatgtacttttctttttttacaaaaataataagCTATCCTTCGTCTCGATTGAGAATCCAGATAGGGATCGAAAATATCGAAAATGTAATAAGGGTCGTtttctatttataatttatagttTGCATTCTATGAAATCATCTTTGAAGATTGTAAACAACATACTGCAATACATTCatcaaatgaaagaatacattgattcaaaattgaatttacAACTGAATTCCAGAAATACAAACAATCTTttaaaagtttttgtttttttttaataaagtttaAGTTCTTGGTGGGCTAGTTAACCTTTTAAGTTTGTGTTTAAATCTGTATTACTAATCTGGCAGTTATTTAttaatacttttaaattttagaatcttGTCAATCAATAATTGGACAAACTTATTTAACTCCAAATTTTCTTGAGCGAATCAATTCAAATCctattttgtttgaaaaatattgcgtcaaaattataataattttaattagatTCCTAAATTAACATAAGTACATCAATACatcttttcaataataataaaaaaaaaattcaatacatGCCTTTTATACAAGACAGTCTTTATATAAATCATCAATGTATCAATTGATTCCTCAGAAGGTTGTGTTTAATTAATAAAACTATATATCTCATAAAATGTGTCCAAATGAAAATGTGAATTATTTTAagattatttttcttaaatataataaaggaaaacttacataaaATGTAATGAaattgtaaactatttacggtccgttTAACAAAACCTATAagtttaaccattttttaaatattccaggtttgcccttccatttttctattcttcttcgctatttgtcttcttcttgttatttcgtcttcctacgatttcgtctttcttcttttctctttttcttttctgcgatttctttccatcatctttcttattttttaattctttatttatgccgtttaatctttccatcttttttcttcttttcctcttcgttttttgcgcttcgatttctttccatcgtctttctattttgctctgatttctttccattgtatttcttttttctttttttttttatgcgtttacatttggtaaccaaatctaaacgactgtgtataagacCGTGTACaccaaaatagcaaaatctaaaagatcttgtataaagaatcttgaaaaataatcatttagattggaatagccaaatgtaaacgatcgtgtaaaaagtaaaagattgtgtataaagaatcttgaaaaaaaatcatttagattggagtagccaaatataaacgatcgtttactttttaaacgatcgtgtaaaaaaaataaaagatcgtgtataaaaaattttgaaaaaaaatcatttggattggaatagacaaatgtaaacgatcgtgtaaaaaaagtaaacgatcatgtaaataaatctaaacgatcatgtaccaaaagaattaaaaaaatcatttagatttgggtctccaagtctaaatgatcgtataacaaaattaaacgatgaaattgaaaagataaactatagtcatatctaaatgatcgcgtataaattgtagccatatctaaacgatcgatcatgtataaattgtagccatatcgcgttgtaaccatatctaaatgatcacatataaattatagtcatatctaaacgatcgcgtataaattatagccatatata is drawn from Cucumis melo cultivar AY chromosome 11, USDA_Cmelo_AY_1.0, whole genome shotgun sequence and contains these coding sequences:
- the LOC103490492 gene encoding serine/threonine-protein kinase EDR1 isoform X4, giving the protein MEDQRDDVAPSEQAPSNASSWWSSDFEEKFGSVSLGPREDIVNEKEEIINSDQDVFSPQRASQILWSTGMLCEPIPDGFYSVILDKRLKERFHSIPSLDELRALEAEGYRNDVILVETEKDKKLSMLKQLILTLVKGLNSNPAAIIKKIAGLVSDFYKRPILESPAKGALEETSHLFEDRGIQLLGKIKFGSCRPRAILFKALADTVGLESRLMVGLPNEGAIGCVDSYKHMSVTVVLNSVELVVDLMRFPGQLLPRSTKAIFMTHISAAGESDSAENDSCDSPLEPNSPLYGFSERVDPDSVEKDESLQFHRKFDAASNAHGHSLRNMMLRSNTALDRKLSRRKDIAEQRTASSSPEHPSFRARGRSMLSGDRKAFRDFSDDVSTSRSDGASTSTSEARRLRRRSISITPEIGDDIVRAVRAMNETLKQNRLLRGQEDDRSFSHPSNERNSSSDVRRNDQVGSQRAISLPSSPHVYRGQTSDGIGHSAYGNDELTFKWTKVLESFSLNDKPLLPYPEWNIDYSELTVGIRIGIGFFGEVFRGIWNGTDVAIKVFLEQDLTPENIEDFCNEISILSRLRHPNVILFLGACTKPPRLSMITEYMEMGSLYSLIHLSGQKKKLSWRRRLKMLRDICRGLMCIHRMKIAHRDLKSANCLVNKHWTVKICDFGLSRILTDAPARGSPSAGTPEWMAPELFRNEPFTEKCDIFSLGVIMWELCTLNRPWEGVPPERVVYAVGTEGSRLEIPEGPLGRLISDCWAEPNERPSCEEILSRLLDCEYSLS
- the LOC103490492 gene encoding serine/threonine-protein kinase EDR1 isoform X6; amino-acid sequence: MEDQRDDVAPSEQAPSNASSWWSSDFEEKFGSVSLGPREDIVNEKEEIINSDQDVFSPQRASQILWSTGMLCEPIPDGFYSVILDKRLKERFHSIPSLDELRALEAEGYRNDVILVETEKDKKLSMLKQLILTLVKGLNSNPAAIIKKIAGLVSDFYKRPILESPAKGALEETSHLFEDRGIQLLGKIKFGSCRPRAILFKALADTVGLESRLMVGLPNEGAIGCVDSYKHMSVTVVLNSVELVVDLMRFPGQLLPRSTKAIFMTHISAAGESDSAENDSCDSPLEPNSPLYGFSERVDPDSVEKDESLQFHRKFDAASNAHGHSLRNMMLRSNTALDRKLSPEHPSFRARGRSMLSGDRKAFRDFSDDVSTSRSDGASTSTSEARRLRRRSISITPEIGDDIVRAVRAMNETLKQNRLLRGQEDDRSFSHPSNERNSSSDVRRNDQVGSQRAISLPSSPHVYRGQTSDGIGHSAYGNDELTFKWTKVLESFSLNDKPLLPYPEWNIDYSELTVGIRIGIGFFGEVFRGIWNGTDVAIKVFLEQDLTPENIEDFCNEISILSRLRHPNVILFLGACTKPPRLSMITEYMEMGSLYSLIHLSGQKKKLSWRRRLKMLRDICRGLMCIHRMKIAHRDLKSANCLVNKHWTVKICDFGLSRILTDAPARGSPSAGTPEWMAPELFRNEPFTEKCDIFSLGVIMWELCTLNRPWEGVPPERVVYAVGTEGSRLEIPEGPLGRLISDCWAEPNERPSCEEILSRLLDCEYSLS